Proteins from a genomic interval of Phenylobacterium sp. LH3H17:
- a CDS encoding alpha/beta fold hydrolase, giving the protein MKLPTALRPARPDASKAVLIAGAVAALAAVAATNQLLAKRSERRHPPRGQVIEVDGVRLHYFEAGTGTPVVLIHGNGVTAEDYVVSGLFHRLAANHRVIAFDRPGFGYTARPRNKIWTASAQAKLIAAALDLLAVKNPVVVAHSWGTLVALRLALQRPDLVAGLGLMSGYYWPTPRLDVPMMSGPAIPVLGDVMRFTVSPLMGRLMAPLAFRHVFSPAKVTQDFKGEFPTSMALRPGQIRASAGDTAMMPLEALSISKLYNELACPILLIAGDGDKIASFKHQSVKFARRTGCELHTVRGAGHMVHHIAPDEVGSALETLIARAEGLPSASSQPRSDAELERTRA; this is encoded by the coding sequence ATGAAATTGCCCACTGCCCTCCGCCCGGCGCGGCCGGACGCCTCCAAAGCCGTCCTGATAGCCGGCGCCGTCGCGGCCCTCGCCGCGGTCGCCGCGACCAATCAACTGCTGGCCAAGCGCAGCGAGCGCCGGCATCCCCCGAGGGGCCAGGTCATAGAGGTCGACGGCGTCCGCCTGCATTATTTCGAAGCCGGCACGGGCACGCCCGTCGTGCTCATCCACGGCAATGGCGTCACGGCCGAAGACTATGTCGTCAGCGGCCTGTTCCACCGCTTGGCCGCCAACCATCGCGTCATCGCGTTCGATCGGCCCGGCTTCGGCTACACCGCTCGACCCCGAAACAAGATCTGGACGGCATCGGCCCAGGCCAAGCTCATCGCCGCGGCGCTGGACCTGCTCGCCGTTAAGAATCCCGTGGTCGTGGCCCACTCCTGGGGCACATTGGTGGCTCTGCGCCTGGCCCTGCAACGGCCCGATCTCGTCGCGGGGCTCGGACTGATGTCAGGCTACTATTGGCCGACCCCGCGCCTGGATGTGCCGATGATGAGCGGCCCGGCCATTCCGGTGCTCGGCGACGTCATGCGCTTCACGGTGTCGCCGCTCATGGGCCGGCTGATGGCGCCGCTGGCCTTCAGGCATGTGTTCTCGCCGGCCAAGGTGACGCAAGACTTCAAGGGGGAGTTCCCAACCTCAATGGCGCTGCGCCCCGGCCAGATCCGGGCCTCCGCGGGCGACACCGCCATGATGCCGCTCGAAGCCCTGAGCATATCAAAGCTCTACAACGAGCTGGCCTGCCCGATCCTGCTCATCGCGGGTGATGGCGACAAGATCGCCAGCTTCAAGCACCAGTCGGTTAAGTTTGCGCGGCGCACTGGATGCGAACTGCACACCGTCCGGGGCGCTGGCCATATGGTCCATCACATCGCGCCTGACGAAGTGGGCTCGGCCCTCGAAACGCTGATCGCCCGGGCCGAGGGCCTTCCATCGGCCTCCTCCCAGCCGCGCTCCGATGCCGAGCTTGAGCGAACCCGCGCCTGA
- a CDS encoding CAP domain-containing protein produces MLRCRGRLAGTIVALIAPLLSGAQYIRADLDDRILATHNLERASVGVPPLRWNASLAGSAEAWANRLASTGRFEHAPEDPRTPEGENLWAGTRGRFAPEAMTAAWIAEKRHFRPGLFPDNSQTGRSEDVGHYTQVVWRNTREVGCALASTRDEDILVCRYAEAGNYRGERPF; encoded by the coding sequence TGTTGCGGTGTCGCGGGCGGCTGGCAGGAACGATCGTCGCCTTAATCGCGCCGCTCCTCTCGGGCGCGCAGTACATCAGAGCTGACCTCGACGATCGCATCCTGGCGACACACAACCTTGAACGCGCCAGCGTGGGTGTCCCGCCATTGCGTTGGAACGCTTCGCTGGCCGGCTCGGCCGAGGCCTGGGCTAACCGGCTCGCATCCACCGGCAGGTTCGAACACGCGCCGGAAGATCCCCGGACACCTGAGGGAGAGAACCTCTGGGCCGGGACGCGAGGACGCTTCGCGCCCGAGGCGATGACGGCGGCGTGGATCGCCGAGAAGCGGCACTTCCGCCCTGGTCTGTTCCCGGACAACAGCCAGACCGGCCGATCGGAGGACGTCGGCCACTACACCCAGGTTGTTTGGCGTAACACCCGCGAAGTGGGATGCGCGCTGGCCTCGACCCGCGACGAAGACATCCTGGTCTGTCGCTATGCAGAGGCCGGAAACTATCGGGGCGAACGCCCCTTCTGA